The DNA region TCCCCCAGTTCTCCCCCTACGGGGGGCACCACAAGAGCTTCTGCTACGCCCTGGCGGCCTTCCGGTGGGACAACGACGAGGACAGGACCCTCAAGGACTCCTACGGGCTCATAAAGGAGAACCGGGACAAGGGGATAAGGGCGCTGCAGGAGTCCTTCTCCCAGGACTACTTCATATGGATGACCAAGGAACGCAAGGGCTATCGGGTGCTGCCCAAGGAAACCTCCAAGTGGTTCCGGGTCCACTTCAAGAAGCCCGAGTAGTCCCCCCCTGACAGAGGGCCCCCCCGGGGCCCTCGTTCTGTCCCTTGGAGGGGGGATTCGATCCGTTACAATGGGGTGAAAAAAACACGGAGGTGTTGCCGCATGGAGAGGTATCCGGTTGGGATGGTTCCAGGTCCGGTGCGCTGTCCCTGGGAGGTGCTGGAGGCGTACCGGGGCGAGTACGGAAGCCCGGACCTGGAGGAGGAGTTCGCCGCCCTCTACCGGCACTGTCAGGGGCGCATAGGGGCCCTTCTCAACTCGAAGGGAACGGTGGTCATCCAGAGCGGCGAGGGGATGCTGGCCCTCTGGGGGGCCCTGAAGAGCGTGATGGCGCCGGGGGACAGGCTACTGGCGGTCTCCGCCGGGGTATTCGGCAGCGGCTTCGCCCAGATGGGGCTATCACTGGGACTCGAGGTACGGTCGGTGGACTTCCCCTTCAACTCCGTGCCGGACCCGGAGGTGGTGCGGCGACACGCCCTGGAGTTCGCCCCACGGATGATCACCCTGGTCCACTGCGAGACCCCCAGCGGGACCCTTTGCACCCTCAAGCCCTTCGGTGAGATCGCCCGGGAGGTGGACGCCCTTCTCTGCGTGGACGCGGTGTCCAGCGCCTTTGGGGCCCATCTGGACCTGGAGGAGGCCCAGGTGGACCTGGGGCTGATAGGCAGCCAGAAGTGTCTCTCCATGCCGCCGGACCTGGCCATAACGGTGGTGAGCCCCCGGGCCGCCAGGGCCATAAGGCAGAGGGGCTACCAGGGGTACGACGCCCTGATGCCCTTCCTCTCCAGCCCGGAGCCGGGGGCCTTCCCCTACACCCACAACTGGCGGGCCCTCATGGCCCTGAGTGCCTCTCTGGAGCTCATCGAGGCGGAGGGGTTGGAGCGGGTGACGGCCCGGCACCTCCGGTGCTCCAGGCTCTGCGTGGAGGGGCT from Thermanaerovibrio acidaminovorans DSM 6589 includes:
- a CDS encoding pyridoxal-phosphate-dependent aminotransferase family protein, whose product is MERYPVGMVPGPVRCPWEVLEAYRGEYGSPDLEEEFAALYRHCQGRIGALLNSKGTVVIQSGEGMLALWGALKSVMAPGDRLLAVSAGVFGSGFAQMGLSLGLEVRSVDFPFNSVPDPEVVRRHALEFAPRMITLVHCETPSGTLCTLKPFGEIAREVDALLCVDAVSSAFGAHLDLEEAQVDLGLIGSQKCLSMPPDLAITVVSPRAARAIRQRGYQGYDALMPFLSSPEPGAFPYTHNWRALMALSASLELIEAEGLERVTARHLRCSRLCVEGLEEMGIEIFPERREYSSPTVTAALVPQGIAWSELDRRLRAMGVVLGGSYGPLAGKVFRIGHMGNQAREHLVQRALDALQEALCGL